In the Setaria italica strain Yugu1 chromosome VI, Setaria_italica_v2.0, whole genome shotgun sequence genome, one interval contains:
- the LOC101766686 gene encoding lysine histidine transporter 1, translated as MAVQPSMETQAPENYSPPKDGRSDHEKAVENWLPINASRNAKWWYSAFHNVTAMVGAGVLGLPYAMSELGWGAGVTVLVLSWIITLYTLWQMVEMHEMVPGRRFDRYHELGQYAFGEKLGLWIVVPQQLVVEVGVNIVYMVTGGTSLKKFHDTVCESCKQIKLTYFIMIFASVHFVLSQLPNFNSISGVSLAAAVMSLSYSTIAWGASVDKGKLEDVDYSLRATTTPGKVFGFLGALGTVAFAYAGHNVVLEIQATIPSTPEKPSKKPMWRGVVVAYIVVAVCYFPVSLVGYWAFGNRVDSDILITLSRPKWLIALANMMVVIHVIGSYQIYAMPVFDMIETVLVKRLKFPPGLTLRLIARTVYVAFTMFVAITFPFFDGLLSFFGGFAFAPTTYFLPCVMWLAIYKPRRFSLSWFTNWICIVLGVLLMVLAPIGGLRNIILNAKTYKFYQ; from the exons ATGGCAGTCCAGCCATCCATGGAGACGCAAGCGCCCGAGAACTATTCTCCACCCAAG GATGGCAGGAGCGACCACGAGAAGGCCGTCGAGAACTGGCTCCCGATCAACGCGTCGAGGAACGCCAAGTGGTGGTACTCGGCCTTCCACAATGTCACGGCCAtggtcggcgccggcgtgctCGGCCTCCCCTACGCCATGTCCGAGCTCGGCTGGGGCGCCGGCGTCACGGTGCTGGTCCTGTCATGGATCATCACGCTCTACACCTTATGGCAGATGGTGGAGATGCACGAGATGGTGCCTGGCCGGCGCTTCGACCGGTACCACGAGCTGGGGCAGTACGCCTTCGGCGAGAAGCTGGGCCTCTGGATCGTCGTGCCGCAGCAGCTCGTGGTCGAGGTGGGCGTGAACATCGTGTACATGGTCACCGGAGGCACCTCGCTGAAGAAGTTCCACGACACCGTCTGCGAGAGCTGCAAGCAAATCAAGCTCACATATTTCATCATGATCTTCGCCTCCGTCCACTTCGTGCTCTCCCAGCTCCCAAACTTCAACTCCATCTCCGGTGTCTCCCTTGCCGCCGCGGTCATGTCGCTCAG TTATTCAACAATCGCGTGGGGCGCCTCGGTGGACAAGGGGAAGTTGGAAGATGTGGACTACAGCCTGCGTGCGACGACGACGCCCGGGAAGGTGTTCGGCTTCTTGGGTGCGCTAGGGACTGTGGCGTTCGCATACGCAGGTCACAACGTGGTGCTGGAGATTCAGGCTACCATCCCGTCCACGCCGGAGAAGCCGTCCAAGAAGCCCATGTGGAggggcgtcgtcgtcgcctacATTGTCGTCGCGGTGTGCTACTTCCCTGTCTCACTGGTTGGGTACTGGGCCTTCGGCAACAGAGTCGACAGCGACATCCTCATCACACTCTCCAGGCCAAAGTGGCTCATCGCCCTCGCCAACATGATGGTCGTCATCCATGTCATTGGCAGCTATCAG ATTTACGCGATGCCGGTGTTTGACATGATAGAGACTGTGCTAGTGAAGAGGTTAAAGTTCCCTCCAGGCTTGACGCTCCGCTTGATCGCTCGGACTGTCTATGTTG CATTCACAATGTTCGTAGCCATCACCTTCCCTTTCTTCGATGGGCTGCTCAGTTTCTTTGGTGGATTTGCCTTcgcgccgactacttatttc CTTCCCTGCGTTATGTGGCTTGCAATCTACAAACCCAGAAGGTTTAGCCTTTCATGGTTCACCAACTGG ATCTGCATTGTTCTTGGTGTGCTTCTGATGGTACTGGCACCGATTGGAGGACTCCGGAATATCATTTTGAATGCAAAGACATACAAATTCTACCAGTAA
- the LOC101778582 gene encoding splicing factor U2af large subunit A-like, producing the protein MTMNYQPMRNTKHNWNPPNLEKGPPEILTAEADPVGPTTFLQEEFDDTLNAPCPFHKDAHHNLRDCTVLKKELNASVEYKRPHHNDYRRDGIRRDNRRHNDRDDRDNRHHDDHHRNDRDHHRDDRDDRDRRHDDRDNH; encoded by the coding sequence ATGACCATGAACTACCAACCTATGAGGAACACCAAGCACAACTGGAATCCTCCCAACCTCGAAAAAGGGCCCCCCGAGATCCTCACTGCTGAAGCCGACCCCGTCGGACCAACCACCTTCCTCCAAGAAGAGTTCGATGACACCCTGAAtgctccgtgccccttccacaaggatgcaCATCACAATCTCCGAGACTgcacagtcctcaagaaagagctcaacGCCTcggtggagtacaagcgaccTCACCACAACGACTACCGTAGGGATGGCATTCGTCGTGACAACCGCCGCCACAATGACCGTGATGACCGCGACAATCGTCACCACGACGATCACCACCGCAACGATCGTGACCACCACCGTGATGATCGCGACGATCGTGACCGCCGCCACGATGACCGCGACAACCACTGA
- the LOC105914549 gene encoding uncharacterized protein LOC105914549 — protein MEHLTFEVANFKTSKHAIFGRPMLARFMAILHHTYLVLKMPAPNSVLSIYGIIDTSYKCDMEAVQLVETLEYSAKAIDMLAKAQKVDQNQLMIPKMEPTPIALQPDPNVKKIYLGLEDPSKTALIGSDLSPK, from the coding sequence ATGGagcacctcaccttcgaggtggccaACTTCAAAACTTCCAAacatgccatctttggcaggccTATGCTCGCGAGGTTCATGGCAATTCTGCAtcacacctacctcgtcctcaagatgccaGCTCCAAACAGTGTCCTCTCCATCTACGGCATCATTGATACATCATACAAGTGCGACATGGAGGCGGTACAGCTCGTTGAAACCCTGGAGTACTCGGCCAAAGCCATCGACATGCTCGCCAAGGCCCAGAAGGTGGACCAGAACCAGCTCATGATCCCAAAGATGGAGCCGACGCCCATAGCGCTGCAGCCCGATCCAAATGTCAAGAAGATCTACCTCGGCCTGGAAGAcccctccaagacagccctcaTTGGGTCCGACCTCTCCCCCAAATAG